One Rossellomorea aquimaris DNA window includes the following coding sequences:
- a CDS encoding restriction endonuclease yields the protein MERNDNIPIRNIYYMLSYAYQTLNLSEYKQIGSEKFANVKELYAEILSIGIPVLIRGGLSKDYIGVEETSNVIKGKIDINTTIKKNALVNKKVAVVYDEFSENILLNQIIKATLVYLSRSNKISQKMRILFYGLLPYFTEVSEVELDLKLWKNIRYNRQNVRYQFIVDVCRYLYEQLLFDESSTSQMMKEVQDEQRLSSLYEKFIYAFFKRETKYYISHPQIQWSVDDEFTDALPIMQTDLVLQKDNKTLIVDTKFYTENMVARFEGGAAKQKSGNLYQIFSYINNWKKEPDETVAGMLLYAKTTALNQPNHIYHIKGNQIFIVSLDLQQDFTGIKESLLAYANQFFA from the coding sequence ATGGAGCGAAATGATAATATTCCAATTCGTAATATATACTATATGCTATCATATGCATACCAAACGTTGAATCTTTCCGAGTATAAACAAATCGGATCAGAAAAGTTTGCGAATGTCAAAGAGCTTTACGCAGAAATTTTATCGATTGGTATACCTGTTTTGATTCGCGGTGGATTAAGTAAGGATTATATAGGTGTTGAAGAGACTTCCAATGTTATTAAGGGGAAAATTGATATCAATACTACGATAAAGAAAAATGCATTGGTAAATAAGAAAGTTGCAGTGGTTTATGATGAGTTCTCTGAAAATATATTGTTGAATCAAATTATTAAAGCGACACTTGTGTACCTATCGCGCTCAAATAAAATAAGTCAAAAGATGCGTATATTGTTTTACGGTTTGCTGCCTTATTTTACAGAGGTATCAGAGGTAGAGCTAGATTTAAAGCTTTGGAAAAACATTAGATATAATCGCCAGAACGTTCGCTACCAATTTATTGTAGACGTGTGTAGATATCTTTATGAGCAATTATTATTTGATGAAAGCTCTACATCTCAGATGATGAAAGAGGTTCAAGACGAACAAAGATTATCATCCTTATATGAAAAGTTCATCTACGCATTTTTCAAACGTGAAACGAAATATTATATATCCCACCCTCAAATCCAGTGGAGTGTTGATGATGAATTCACCGATGCATTACCGATTATGCAAACAGACCTTGTACTTCAAAAAGATAACAAAACATTGATTGTGGATACAAAGTTTTATACTGAGAATATGGTAGCAAGGTTTGAAGGTGGAGCTGCAAAACAAAAATCCGGTAACCTTTATCAAATATTTTCATATATAAATAATTGGAAAAAAGAGCCGGATGAAACAGTTGCTGGTATGTTGCTTTACGCTAAAACAACTGCGTTAAATCAGCCTAACCATATTTATCACATTAAAGGTAATCAAATTTTTATCGTTTCTCTTGATTTACAACAAGATTTTACCGGCATAAAGGAAAGTTTATTAGCATATGCCAACCAATTTTTTGCATAG
- a CDS encoding serine/threonine-protein kinase, which produces MSSIRIEPNLYKIIEPIGEGGFGKVFVAKEILNGEELVALKVLKPEEMGEDPLKRFEREIRIHTQLKHKNIIPIINFELNDSLDPENERGLAYYTMPLARKNFRELLKEYREDHLGNVEDLIAIFYFNQILDGIEYAHEKEIIHRDLKPENILIYGEEGEEILKISDFGLGKFLNSHTQLTHTRDALGSDVYAAPEQYQDSKQVDNRADIFSLGKILYEIITHDLPVTINYDKLSESRLKFIIRKATQSDEEKRFRSIQEMRDKINFLMGNNSALKTTTNQFSTLYEKYTVDFEHSFLKEIADLLNNNSRDYILYTQSFMNMEDTDLAVMSAFYEEEFYEVIENYLYLINGGHEFSLTDKTTDFTLFDILPHTIENLDLFENIIETILKLGFNHNRYYIARVLGRTIIEVTDETKVMIIGDILTNNPQASKWSKSYFPSEEEFCEYLKSILSEL; this is translated from the coding sequence GTGAGTAGTATTAGAATTGAACCGAATTTATATAAAATAATAGAACCTATAGGTGAAGGGGGATTTGGAAAAGTTTTTGTAGCTAAAGAAATATTAAATGGTGAAGAGCTAGTGGCATTAAAAGTTCTTAAACCTGAAGAAATGGGTGAAGATCCTCTCAAAAGATTTGAAAGAGAGATAAGGATACACACTCAACTAAAGCATAAAAATATTATTCCAATAATTAATTTTGAATTGAATGACTCACTGGATCCTGAAAATGAAAGAGGCCTTGCATATTATACTATGCCTCTTGCGAGGAAAAACTTTAGAGAGCTACTAAAAGAGTACAGAGAGGATCACTTAGGAAACGTAGAGGACTTAATTGCTATATTCTATTTCAATCAAATTTTAGATGGTATTGAATATGCCCATGAAAAGGAAATAATCCACAGAGATTTGAAGCCTGAGAACATCCTGATATATGGAGAAGAAGGCGAAGAAATACTTAAAATCTCAGATTTTGGATTAGGGAAATTTTTAAATAGTCATACTCAATTAACTCATACTCGGGACGCTTTAGGATCGGATGTATATGCTGCACCGGAGCAATACCAAGATTCTAAGCAGGTGGACAATAGGGCAGATATTTTTTCCTTAGGTAAAATACTTTACGAAATTATTACACATGACTTACCTGTTACAATAAACTATGACAAATTAAGTGAGTCGAGGTTGAAGTTTATCATAAGGAAAGCAACTCAAAGTGATGAAGAAAAAAGATTTCGGTCTATACAAGAAATGAGAGATAAAATTAATTTTCTTATGGGAAATAACAGTGCGCTTAAAACAACCACTAATCAATTCTCTACTTTGTATGAAAAGTACACTGTGGATTTTGAACACTCTTTCTTAAAAGAAATAGCTGACTTATTAAATAATAATTCTAGAGATTATATTTTATATACACAAAGCTTTATGAATATGGAAGATACTGATCTAGCAGTTATGTCAGCATTTTATGAAGAGGAATTTTACGAAGTTATTGAAAACTACTTATATCTTATTAATGGCGGTCATGAGTTTTCCCTTACTGATAAGACTACAGATTTCACGCTGTTTGATATTCTCCCCCATACAATTGAAAATCTAGATTTATTCGAAAATATTATTGAAACAATTTTGAAGCTTGGTTTTAATCATAATAGATATTATATAGCTAGAGTGCTTGGGAGGACTATTATTGAAGTAACTGACGAAACAAAAGTAATGATTATTGGAGATATATTAACTAATAACCCTCAAGCAAGCAAATGGTCAAAATCTTATTTCCCTTCAGAAGAGGAATTTTGTGAGTATTTAAAATCTATTTTAAGCGAACTTTAA
- a CDS encoding DEAD/DEAH box helicase: MANFVENLTDSIYKGFIDHAHGKSTRYKPQLLINNAKYNKNILSTILEELGHCEDFFFSVAFITESGLATLKALLWDLKQKGMEGRILTSTFLQFNQPNVFRELMKISNVEVKLTNLKGFHAKGYIFKHSTHYSLIVGSSNLTAQALKANYEWNVKLNSHENGEIIHHFIDQFEEVWGEAIDLTPEWIEEYERTYQALNLPNIQNVIEHPVQYQLNSLKDAVEIVPNQMQEAALHSIQSMRADGKDKALVISATGTGKTYLSAFDVRRFAPKKMLFIVHREQILQKAKSDFQKVLGGIDRDFGILSGNSMQTEARYLFATIQTLSKDLVLNQFDPSEFDYVLVDEVHKAGADSYVKVMEYFRPKFLMGMTATPERTDDFNIYSLFDYNIAYEIRLQEALEEDMLCPFHYFGVTDYEFNGELLDETAALAKLVTDERVEHILEKIEYYGHSGDKVRGLMFCSRKEEALELSRVLNERGLKTVALLGNHSQEERISRVNELENGQLDYIITVDIFNEGVDIPSINQVVMLRQTQSSIIFIQQLGRGLRKHDSKGYVTVIDFIGNYKNNYLIPVALSGDRSQNKDNIRRHTKDTCYIKGVSTINFEEIAKKQIFKSINDTKLTSFKILRDAYVELKNKIGRVPYLYDFVTYNSIDPYVIVSEMKSNYHTFLERVNEEVPTLSKYENSVLTMFSQEVLNGKRKHEIVLLKLLLERREVPRDEYVEELSLAGCKTDEETLTAVERVMNLSFFTQAAVKKYGEEPIVVREGEHYRFNYRIVESISRNEYFKSLVYDFIKTAEEKSRTYDCSNQLTLYQKYSRKDACKLLNWLNDESSTMYGYKPKHGTCPIFVTYHKNEDVESSVNYGDEFINQEVFRWYTRSNRTLDSQEVKKIINAVNLGLDIHLFVKKDDDEGTDFYYIGKAEPEENSEEQTTMLDKNGKELPVVRMNMLLENEVVSSLYNYLIEE; the protein is encoded by the coding sequence ATGGCGAACTTTGTTGAAAACTTAACGGACTCAATCTATAAAGGTTTTATTGATCATGCACACGGGAAATCTACACGATACAAACCGCAGTTGTTAATCAATAATGCGAAGTATAACAAAAATATTCTTTCCACCATTCTTGAAGAATTAGGTCATTGTGAGGATTTCTTTTTCTCGGTGGCTTTTATCACGGAAAGTGGTTTAGCTACGTTAAAGGCACTTCTTTGGGATCTTAAACAAAAGGGGATGGAAGGGAGAATTCTCACATCTACATTTCTTCAATTTAATCAGCCCAACGTATTCCGAGAGCTCATGAAAATTTCTAATGTTGAAGTGAAATTAACCAACTTAAAGGGTTTTCATGCCAAAGGGTACATATTTAAACATAGTACTCATTATTCCTTAATTGTTGGTAGCTCAAATTTAACGGCACAGGCGTTAAAAGCAAATTACGAATGGAATGTAAAATTGAATTCACATGAAAATGGAGAGATCATTCACCACTTTATTGATCAGTTTGAAGAAGTATGGGGTGAAGCGATCGACCTCACTCCTGAATGGATTGAGGAGTATGAGAGAACATATCAGGCGTTAAATCTGCCAAACATCCAGAATGTGATTGAGCATCCGGTACAATATCAGCTTAACTCTCTGAAGGATGCAGTAGAGATTGTTCCTAATCAAATGCAGGAAGCTGCCTTACATAGTATTCAAAGTATGAGAGCAGATGGCAAAGACAAGGCATTGGTTATTTCAGCCACTGGTACAGGTAAAACCTATTTATCTGCCTTTGATGTAAGACGATTTGCACCAAAGAAAATGCTATTTATCGTTCATAGGGAACAAATTTTACAAAAGGCAAAATCGGATTTTCAAAAGGTATTGGGGGGCATCGATCGAGACTTTGGAATCTTGTCAGGAAATTCTATGCAAACTGAAGCAAGATATCTTTTTGCGACGATCCAAACATTGTCTAAAGATCTTGTGCTGAACCAATTTGATCCTTCTGAATTCGATTATGTGTTAGTGGATGAAGTACATAAAGCCGGCGCTGATTCCTATGTGAAAGTGATGGAATACTTCAGACCTAAATTCTTAATGGGAATGACAGCTACTCCAGAAAGAACAGACGACTTCAACATCTATTCATTATTTGATTACAATATCGCTTATGAAATTCGGTTGCAGGAAGCGCTTGAAGAAGATATGCTGTGCCCATTTCATTATTTTGGCGTAACTGATTATGAATTTAATGGTGAGTTATTAGATGAAACAGCTGCTTTAGCTAAACTTGTTACGGATGAGAGAGTTGAACATATCTTAGAGAAGATCGAGTACTACGGTCATTCGGGGGATAAGGTAAGAGGATTAATGTTCTGTAGCCGAAAAGAGGAAGCCCTGGAGCTTTCGAGAGTCCTTAATGAGAGAGGACTAAAGACAGTAGCATTATTAGGGAATCATTCTCAAGAGGAAAGAATAAGTAGGGTTAATGAATTAGAAAATGGCCAATTAGATTATATCATTACGGTGGATATCTTTAATGAAGGTGTCGACATCCCAAGTATCAATCAAGTCGTCATGCTAAGACAAACGCAATCAAGTATTATCTTTATTCAACAGTTAGGCCGTGGCCTAAGAAAGCATGACAGCAAAGGGTATGTAACGGTAATCGACTTTATTGGAAACTATAAAAATAACTATCTGATCCCAGTCGCTTTATCCGGTGATCGGTCTCAAAACAAAGATAATATTCGCCGTCATACAAAAGATACGTGCTATATCAAAGGTGTTTCTACAATTAACTTTGAAGAGATTGCTAAAAAGCAAATCTTTAAGTCAATAAATGATACAAAACTAACATCCTTTAAGATTTTAAGAGACGCTTATGTAGAACTGAAAAATAAAATTGGCCGAGTTCCATATCTGTATGATTTTGTTACCTATAATTCGATTGATCCATATGTAATCGTGAGTGAAATGAAATCGAATTACCATACGTTCTTGGAAAGAGTTAATGAAGAAGTACCTACTTTGTCTAAGTATGAAAATTCGGTGTTAACGATGTTCTCTCAAGAAGTATTAAATGGGAAAAGAAAGCATGAGATTGTTTTGTTAAAGTTGTTACTGGAAAGACGAGAAGTGCCGAGAGATGAGTATGTTGAGGAATTATCTTTAGCCGGATGTAAAACGGATGAAGAGACTTTAACAGCCGTAGAGCGAGTTATGAATCTGTCATTCTTTACTCAAGCAGCGGTAAAGAAGTATGGTGAAGAGCCAATTGTGGTAAGAGAGGGAGAACATTATCGATTTAACTATCGAATCGTTGAGAGTATTTCCCGCAATGAATACTTTAAGTCATTGGTGTATGACTTTATAAAAACGGCAGAAGAAAAGAGCCGTACTTACGACTGTTCAAATCAACTCACCTTGTACCAAAAATACTCCCGTAAAGATGCATGTAAGTTATTAAACTGGCTAAACGATGAGAGCTCCACTATGTACGGGTATAAGCCTAAACATGGAACATGTCCGATTTTTGTTACTTATCATAAGAATGAGGATGTTGAATCCAGTGTTAATTACGGCGATGAATTTATCAATCAAGAAGTGTTTAGATGGTACACGAGGAGTAACCGTACGTTGGATTCACAAGAGGTAAAAAAGATTATTAATGCTGTTAACCTAGGATTAGATATACACCTCTTTGTCAAAAAGGATGATGATGAGGGAACGGATTTTTATTATATTGGAAAGGCTGAACCTGAAGAGAATAGTGAGGAACAGACGACCATGTTGGATAAGAACGGTAAGGAGTTGCCGGTTGTGCGGATGAATATGTTGTTGGAGAATGAGGTTGTGAGCTCTTTGTATAATTATTTGATTGAGGAATAA
- a CDS encoding AAA family ATPase, which produces MNNVVNNQKEKYKNWVTENLGEKTGMWYTPYLEKLGYLLEKFGLARGYKENFFNYQSYLEYKKIYKQITEQSDEDIERLVNGKSTPRYPKEFGKTRIQFRKKYAEDEYNRGVRSKPDNIGGIPDWGVLMRSYLIFLYYDENSTLTYPKKEKKIANQEDEIDNSINYWVISPGEYSRLWDQFHTENIIALGWDNLGELTNYDSKEAVERKIAEQRADGVRPVNDTKAVWDFYCEIQTGDVVYVKEGIKKVLARGVVTGDYYFDDEASEYKHRRKVDWVQVGKWELHQSFPQKTLTCLNPYPNFIKEIDQVMNEDFFDPKIAEVNDFRTWLSNQVTDTGVSLNDKTVTQKVSALKDIEHHFDASIFGETDIEELKRLKDVVVSDESYKKYKGVSGSSIDYYIRFIESKPTVQENEAFTMDDFLSEVFIEKKELVRLISLLENKKNLILKGAPGVGKTFIAKRLAHVMMEEKDETRIQMVQFHQSYSYEDFIEGFRPKAEGDGFELKQGPFVKFARKAARDPERDYFFIVDEINRGNMSKIFGELMMLIEADKRGEQINLLYSNDKFSVPSNLYIIGMMNTADRSLALLDYALRRRFSFFEIKPAFQNETFKSYVNGLNSPEALNRIIDEIKSLNNQIVEEIGTGFQIGHSYFVGDAYNVNTANRVEEVIEYEIIPQLFEYWFDNEQKANDWAERLRGCYDGAK; this is translated from the coding sequence ATGAATAACGTTGTGAATAATCAAAAAGAAAAATATAAAAATTGGGTTACGGAAAATTTAGGTGAAAAGACAGGTATGTGGTACACGCCGTATCTTGAAAAACTTGGATACCTGTTAGAAAAGTTTGGATTAGCTAGAGGCTATAAGGAGAATTTCTTTAATTATCAATCATATTTGGAATATAAAAAAATCTATAAACAAATAACGGAGCAAAGTGATGAAGATATCGAGAGGTTAGTAAATGGAAAAAGTACACCTCGATATCCAAAAGAGTTCGGTAAGACAAGAATTCAATTCAGAAAAAAATATGCGGAAGATGAATATAATCGCGGCGTAAGAAGTAAGCCTGATAATATAGGTGGAATACCTGATTGGGGCGTTTTAATGCGATCATATTTAATATTTTTATATTATGATGAAAATTCTACTTTAACTTATCCTAAAAAAGAGAAGAAAATTGCGAATCAAGAAGATGAAATTGATAACAGTATTAATTATTGGGTGATTTCACCAGGGGAATATTCGAGATTATGGGATCAGTTCCACACAGAAAATATAATTGCACTTGGTTGGGACAACTTAGGGGAATTAACAAACTATGATTCAAAGGAAGCGGTTGAACGAAAAATAGCTGAGCAAAGAGCGGATGGGGTGCGTCCTGTCAATGATACAAAGGCTGTGTGGGATTTTTATTGTGAAATTCAAACAGGTGACGTTGTATATGTGAAAGAGGGAATCAAGAAGGTTCTCGCACGCGGAGTTGTTACAGGAGATTACTACTTCGATGATGAAGCATCAGAGTATAAACATAGAAGAAAAGTAGATTGGGTTCAAGTTGGAAAGTGGGAACTTCATCAGTCTTTTCCTCAAAAAACGTTAACATGTCTAAATCCCTATCCAAATTTCATTAAAGAAATTGATCAAGTAATGAATGAAGATTTTTTTGATCCCAAAATTGCTGAAGTAAATGATTTTCGAACTTGGTTATCCAATCAAGTTACTGATACAGGAGTTAGCTTGAATGATAAAACAGTTACGCAAAAAGTAAGTGCATTAAAGGATATAGAGCACCATTTTGATGCTTCAATTTTTGGTGAAACAGATATTGAGGAACTAAAACGGTTGAAAGATGTCGTTGTTTCAGATGAATCCTACAAAAAATATAAAGGCGTTTCGGGAAGTTCAATTGATTACTACATTCGTTTTATTGAATCTAAGCCTACTGTACAAGAAAATGAAGCCTTTACAATGGATGATTTTCTTTCGGAAGTTTTTATAGAAAAGAAGGAACTTGTACGTCTAATTTCTCTACTTGAAAATAAAAAGAATCTTATTTTGAAAGGTGCACCAGGAGTAGGTAAAACATTTATTGCCAAACGTTTGGCGCATGTAATGATGGAAGAAAAAGATGAAACACGTATTCAAATGGTTCAGTTCCATCAAAGCTATAGTTATGAGGATTTCATTGAGGGGTTCCGTCCAAAAGCTGAAGGAGATGGGTTTGAATTAAAACAAGGACCGTTCGTGAAGTTTGCTAGAAAAGCAGCACGAGATCCAGAACGAGACTACTTCTTTATTGTTGATGAAATTAATCGTGGGAATATGAGTAAAATATTTGGGGAATTAATGATGCTTATCGAAGCGGATAAGAGAGGCGAGCAAATCAATCTCCTTTATTCTAATGATAAGTTTTCTGTGCCATCGAATTTATACATCATTGGAATGATGAATACTGCAGATAGAAGCTTAGCTTTATTAGACTACGCACTTAGACGAAGATTTTCATTTTTTGAAATCAAACCGGCGTTCCAAAATGAGACATTTAAGTCGTATGTAAACGGATTAAATAGTCCAGAAGCATTAAACCGTATCATTGATGAAATTAAAAGCTTAAATAATCAAATTGTTGAAGAGATAGGAACCGGCTTTCAAATAGGGCATAGTTACTTTGTAGGTGATGCTTATAATGTGAATACTGCGAATCGAGTAGAGGAAGTAATCGAATATGAAATCATTCCACAGCTATTCGAGTATTGGTTTGATAATGAACAGAAGGCAAACGATTGGGCTGAACGACTAAGAGGCTGTTACGATGGAGCGAAATGA